In the genome of Vicia villosa cultivar HV-30 ecotype Madison, WI linkage group LG7, Vvil1.0, whole genome shotgun sequence, one region contains:
- the LOC131616216 gene encoding uncharacterized protein LOC131616216 isoform X3 translates to MEYIQSRVEPWMREQGARLMKVSWGPLQWRMRWPWTNHREQKKRIKEEYERRRKQLNDLCLALKTDSLSDLQDLLCCMVLSECVYKRPATEMIRAVNKFKADFGGQIVALERVQPSSDHVPHRYLLAETGDTLFASFIGTKQYKDVIADANILQGAIFHEDVAEESDAHAATESDKGENQNGKEYMWNPLESRSKQTKSKYKPAAHRGFMARAKGIPALELYKLAQKKKRKLVLCGHSLGGAVAALATLAILRVMAASSSSKENGNVSIKCITFSQPPVGNAALKDYINRKGWRHYFRSYCIPEDLVPRILSPAYFSHYNAQSGPELSESESNSLLLRKQEEGVEKPKVNNGEQLVLGVGPVQRSFWRLSRLVPLEGLRRQFSKHQERRISSVETNSLPDSLANTLIEDEVVQPRSLEIQEGSDGISLKPFPETDKHSLEVSTNGKTNAKANATNGDEGKWHKVPYLPSYVPFGQLYLLENSSVESLSGAEYSKLTSVKSMIAELRERFQSHSMKSYRSRFQRIFDLCMNDDASSFLGIEQWQQVSHLQQWLGLAAADTVELGHIVESPTIRTATSIVPLGWNGVPGAKNGEPLKVDITGFGLHLCTLVHAQVNGDWCSTTVESFPSAPNYSSNQEIQPELQKMRVLIGAPQRTPPKHQTVLDSLMPAFTSVDSKTAGSSASVDKDKCVRPESLNNFLIFCTSDFTTVSKEVHLRTRRVRLVGLEGSGKTTLLKAIMNKCKPSTAAYDDAVSDIDVQEVIADGLCYCDSAGINMQELARDRLMMELAREQRISNDGSKNGVGKAISLNSAAVGASLGAGLGFVLAIVMGAASALRKP, encoded by the exons ATGGAGTACATCCAGAGCCGCGTGGAGCCATGGATGAGAGAGCAAGGAGCGAGGCTCATGAAGGTTTCCTGGGGCCCACTCCAATGGCGGATGAGATGGCCATGGACTAACCACCGCGAGCAGAAGAAGCGGATCAAGGAGGAGTATGAGCGGCGACGGAAGCAGCTTAACGATCTCTGTTTAGCGCTTAAGACTGATTCTCTGTCAGATTTGCAGGATCTTCTCTGTTGCATGGTTCTCTCCGAGTGCGTTTACAAG AGGCCTGCTACTGAGATGATTCGAGCTGTAAATAAATTTAAGGCCGATTTTGGAGGACAAATTGTTGCTCTGGAGCGGGTGCAACCCTCATCAGATCATGTTCCTCATAG GTATTTATTGGCAGAGACTGGGGACACTttatttgcttcctttattggaACAAAGCAATACAA GGATGTAATTGCTGATGCAAATATACTTCAAGGTGCAATCTTTCATGAAGATGTTGCTGAAGAATCAGATGCACATGCAGCAACTGAATCTGATAAGGGAGAAAATCAAAATGGAAAAGAATACATGTGGAATCCTCTAGAATCCAGGTCTAAACAAACGAAGAGTAAATATAAACCTGCTGCCCATAGG GGTTTCATGGCCCGTGCCAAAGGAATACCTGCATTAGAATTATACAAGCTTGCTCAAAAGAAGAAACGCAAGCTTGTTTTGTGTGGCCATTCACTTGGAGGAGCA GTAGCAGCATTAGCTACTCTTGCCATTTTGAGAGTAATGGctgcttcatcttcatcaaaggaaaaTGGGAATGTCTCTATTAAATGTATCACATTTTCTCAACCACCTGTTGGAAATGCTGCTTTGAAGGA CTACATTAATAGAAAAGGTTGGCGGCATTATTTCAGAAGTTATTGTATCCCAGAAGATTTGGTCCCCCGTATTTTATCTCCCGCATATTTCAGCCATTATAATGCTCAGTCTGGGCCAGAGCTTTCTGAAAGTGAAAGTAACAGCTTATTATTGAGAAAACAGGAAGAAGGGGTAGAAAAGCCAAAAGTCAATAATGGAGAACAGCTGGTTTTGGGAGTAGGTCCCGTGCAGAGATCCTTCTGGAGACTCTCAAGGCTAGTTCCTTTAGAAGGATTGCGAAGGCAATTTAGTAAGCATCAAGAAAGAAGAATAAGTTCTGTTGAAACAAATTCTTTGCCTGATTCTCTTGCCAATACCTTGATTGAGGATGAAGTGGTTCAACCGCGGTCACTTGAAATACAAGAGGGTTCTGATGGCATATCACTCAAGCCTTTTCCTGAAACAGATAAACATTCATTGGAGGTGTCAACAAATGGGAAAACAAATGCAAAGGCCAATGCCACAAATGGTGATGAAGGAAAATGGCACAAAGTACCTTATTTACCATCATATGTACCATTTGGACAG CTTTATTTATTGGAGAATTCCTCTGTAGAGTCACTATCAGGTGCAGAGTACTCAAAGTTGACATCG GTCAAATCAATGATTGCTGAATTGAGGGAAAGATTTCAATCACATTCAATGAAATCATACCGATCTCGGTTTCAGAG AATCTTTGACTTATGTATGAATGACGATGCGTCATCTTTCTTAGGGATTGAGCAATGGCAACAGGTTTCTCATCTACAACAATGGCTCGGGCTTGCAGCTGCAGACACTGTTGAGCTCGGGCATATAGTAGAGTCTCCTACTATACGTACTGCAACTTCTATTGTTCCTCTAGGATGGAATGGTGTGCCTGGAGCAAAAAATGGAGAACCTCTGAAAGTTGATATTACTGGTTTCGGATTGCATCTCTGTACACTTGTTCACGCTCAAGTGAATGGTGACTG GTGTTCAACTACCGTTGAATCCTTTCCTTCTGCACCAAACTATTCTTCAAATCAAGAAATTCAGCCTGAGTTACAAAAGATGAGAGTATTAATTGGTGCTCCGCAAAGAACGCCTCCAAAACATCAAACAGTGTTGGACTCTTTGATGCCTGCTTTTACCTCTGTTGATTCAAAGACTGCCGGTAGTTCAGCATCTGTTGACAAGGATAAGTGTGTCCGTCCAGAAAGTTTAAATaactttttaatattttgcaCCAGTGATTTTACAACTGTTTCCAAAGAGGTTCATTTGAGAACTCGTAGAGTACGATTAGTTGGGCTGGAG GGATCGGGTAAAACTACTCTTTTAAAGGCAATCATGAATAAATGTAAACCAAGCACTGCAGCTTATGATGATGCAGTTTCAGATATTGACGTGCAAGAAGTTATTGCTGATGGTTTGTGCTATTGTGACTCTGCCGGAATAAATATGCAG GAACTTGCCAGAGATAGACTAATGATGGAGTTAGCGAGAGAACAAAGAATATCAAATGATGGAAGTAAAAATGGTGTAGGCAAGGCAATTTCATTGAATTCTGCTGCCGTCGGCGCATCCCTTGGGGCTGGTCTTGGGTTTGTCCTGGCGATTGTAATGGGGGCAGCATCGGCGCTGAGGAAGCCCTGA
- the LOC131616216 gene encoding uncharacterized protein LOC131616216 isoform X2 — protein MFLIGIYWQRLGTLYLLPLLEQSNTSAIFHEDVAEESDAHAATESDKGENQNGKEYMWNPLESRSKQTKSKYKPAAHRGFMARAKGIPALELYKLAQKKKRKLVLCGHSLGGAVAALATLAILRVMAASSSSKENGNVSIKCITFSQPPVGNAALKDYINRKGWRHYFRSYCIPEDLVPRILSPAYFSHYNAQSGPELSESESNSLLLRKQEEGVEKPKVNNGEQLVLGVGPVQRSFWRLSRLVPLEGLRRQFSKHQERRISSVETNSLPDSLANTLIEDEVVQPRSLEIQEGSDGISLKPFPETDKHSLEVSTNGKTNAKANATNGDEGKWHKVPYLPSYVPFGQLYLLENSSVESLSGAEYSKLTSVKSMIAELRERFQSHSMKSYRSRFQRIFDLCMNDDASSFLGIEQWQQVSHLQQWLGLAAADTVELGHIVESPTIRTATSIVPLGWNGVPGAKNGEPLKVDITGFGLHLCTLVHAQVNGDWCSTTVESFPSAPNYSSNQEIQPELQKMRVLIGAPQRTPPKHQTVLDSLMPAFTSVDSKTAGSSASVDKDKCVRPESLNNFLIFCTSDFTTVSKEVHLRTRRVRLVGLEGSGKTTLLKAIMNKCKPSTAAYDDAVSDIDVQEVIADGLCYCDSAGINMQELKSETSRFKDELWAGIRDLNRKTDLIVLVHNLSHTIPRYSDSNGTQQKPVLSLFLDEAKCLGIPWVIAITNKFAVSAHHQKAAIDAALKAYQVSPTSVEVINSCPYVMPGFAGTSLSWDATNAESNNRVGAQKLLFAPINFVRRPFLKKEIVLQVEGVSALCQQIHRILRSHEESSFQELARDRLMMELAREQRISNDGSKNGVGKAISLNSAAVGASLGAGLGFVLAIVMGAASALRKP, from the exons ATGTTCCTCATAG GTATTTATTGGCAGAGACTGGGGACACTttatttgcttcctttattggaACAAAGCAATACAA GTGCAATCTTTCATGAAGATGTTGCTGAAGAATCAGATGCACATGCAGCAACTGAATCTGATAAGGGAGAAAATCAAAATGGAAAAGAATACATGTGGAATCCTCTAGAATCCAGGTCTAAACAAACGAAGAGTAAATATAAACCTGCTGCCCATAGG GGTTTCATGGCCCGTGCCAAAGGAATACCTGCATTAGAATTATACAAGCTTGCTCAAAAGAAGAAACGCAAGCTTGTTTTGTGTGGCCATTCACTTGGAGGAGCA GTAGCAGCATTAGCTACTCTTGCCATTTTGAGAGTAATGGctgcttcatcttcatcaaaggaaaaTGGGAATGTCTCTATTAAATGTATCACATTTTCTCAACCACCTGTTGGAAATGCTGCTTTGAAGGA CTACATTAATAGAAAAGGTTGGCGGCATTATTTCAGAAGTTATTGTATCCCAGAAGATTTGGTCCCCCGTATTTTATCTCCCGCATATTTCAGCCATTATAATGCTCAGTCTGGGCCAGAGCTTTCTGAAAGTGAAAGTAACAGCTTATTATTGAGAAAACAGGAAGAAGGGGTAGAAAAGCCAAAAGTCAATAATGGAGAACAGCTGGTTTTGGGAGTAGGTCCCGTGCAGAGATCCTTCTGGAGACTCTCAAGGCTAGTTCCTTTAGAAGGATTGCGAAGGCAATTTAGTAAGCATCAAGAAAGAAGAATAAGTTCTGTTGAAACAAATTCTTTGCCTGATTCTCTTGCCAATACCTTGATTGAGGATGAAGTGGTTCAACCGCGGTCACTTGAAATACAAGAGGGTTCTGATGGCATATCACTCAAGCCTTTTCCTGAAACAGATAAACATTCATTGGAGGTGTCAACAAATGGGAAAACAAATGCAAAGGCCAATGCCACAAATGGTGATGAAGGAAAATGGCACAAAGTACCTTATTTACCATCATATGTACCATTTGGACAG CTTTATTTATTGGAGAATTCCTCTGTAGAGTCACTATCAGGTGCAGAGTACTCAAAGTTGACATCG GTCAAATCAATGATTGCTGAATTGAGGGAAAGATTTCAATCACATTCAATGAAATCATACCGATCTCGGTTTCAGAG AATCTTTGACTTATGTATGAATGACGATGCGTCATCTTTCTTAGGGATTGAGCAATGGCAACAGGTTTCTCATCTACAACAATGGCTCGGGCTTGCAGCTGCAGACACTGTTGAGCTCGGGCATATAGTAGAGTCTCCTACTATACGTACTGCAACTTCTATTGTTCCTCTAGGATGGAATGGTGTGCCTGGAGCAAAAAATGGAGAACCTCTGAAAGTTGATATTACTGGTTTCGGATTGCATCTCTGTACACTTGTTCACGCTCAAGTGAATGGTGACTG GTGTTCAACTACCGTTGAATCCTTTCCTTCTGCACCAAACTATTCTTCAAATCAAGAAATTCAGCCTGAGTTACAAAAGATGAGAGTATTAATTGGTGCTCCGCAAAGAACGCCTCCAAAACATCAAACAGTGTTGGACTCTTTGATGCCTGCTTTTACCTCTGTTGATTCAAAGACTGCCGGTAGTTCAGCATCTGTTGACAAGGATAAGTGTGTCCGTCCAGAAAGTTTAAATaactttttaatattttgcaCCAGTGATTTTACAACTGTTTCCAAAGAGGTTCATTTGAGAACTCGTAGAGTACGATTAGTTGGGCTGGAG GGATCGGGTAAAACTACTCTTTTAAAGGCAATCATGAATAAATGTAAACCAAGCACTGCAGCTTATGATGATGCAGTTTCAGATATTGACGTGCAAGAAGTTATTGCTGATGGTTTGTGCTATTGTGACTCTGCCGGAATAAATATGCAG GAACTGAAATCGGAAACCTCTCGCTTCAAGGATGAACTGTGGGCTGGTATTCGAGATCTAAATAGAAAGACAGATTTAATTGTTCTTGTTCATAACTTATCCCATACTATACCTCGATATAGTGATTCAAATGGAACTCAACAGAAGCCAGTCCTGTCACTTTTCTTGGATGAAGCTAAATGTCTTGGAATTCCTTGGGTTATTGCAATAACAAATAAATTTGCAGTTAGTGCTCACCATCAAAAGGCAGCAATTGATGCTGCTTTGAAAGCTTACCAAGTATCTCCTACCTCAGTTGAAGTTATAAACTCCTGCCCATACGTTATGCCTGGTTTTGCTGGGACTTCTTTATCATGGGATGCAACTAATGCAGAATCCAATAATAGGGTGGGTGCTCAAAAGCTTTTATTTGCTCCTATCAATTTTGTTAGGAGGCCTTTTCTGAAAAAGGAGATTGTTCTTCAAGTTGAAGGTGTCTCCGCGCTATGTCAGCAAATCCATCGCATTCTTCGCAGTCACGAAGAGTCTTCGTTTCAG GAACTTGCCAGAGATAGACTAATGATGGAGTTAGCGAGAGAACAAAGAATATCAAATGATGGAAGTAAAAATGGTGTAGGCAAGGCAATTTCATTGAATTCTGCTGCCGTCGGCGCATCCCTTGGGGCTGGTCTTGGGTTTGTCCTGGCGATTGTAATGGGGGCAGCATCGGCGCTGAGGAAGCCCTGA
- the LOC131616216 gene encoding uncharacterized protein LOC131616216 isoform X1, which produces MEYIQSRVEPWMREQGARLMKVSWGPLQWRMRWPWTNHREQKKRIKEEYERRRKQLNDLCLALKTDSLSDLQDLLCCMVLSECVYKRPATEMIRAVNKFKADFGGQIVALERVQPSSDHVPHRYLLAETGDTLFASFIGTKQYKDVIADANILQGAIFHEDVAEESDAHAATESDKGENQNGKEYMWNPLESRSKQTKSKYKPAAHRGFMARAKGIPALELYKLAQKKKRKLVLCGHSLGGAVAALATLAILRVMAASSSSKENGNVSIKCITFSQPPVGNAALKDYINRKGWRHYFRSYCIPEDLVPRILSPAYFSHYNAQSGPELSESESNSLLLRKQEEGVEKPKVNNGEQLVLGVGPVQRSFWRLSRLVPLEGLRRQFSKHQERRISSVETNSLPDSLANTLIEDEVVQPRSLEIQEGSDGISLKPFPETDKHSLEVSTNGKTNAKANATNGDEGKWHKVPYLPSYVPFGQLYLLENSSVESLSGAEYSKLTSVKSMIAELRERFQSHSMKSYRSRFQRIFDLCMNDDASSFLGIEQWQQVSHLQQWLGLAAADTVELGHIVESPTIRTATSIVPLGWNGVPGAKNGEPLKVDITGFGLHLCTLVHAQVNGDWCSTTVESFPSAPNYSSNQEIQPELQKMRVLIGAPQRTPPKHQTVLDSLMPAFTSVDSKTAGSSASVDKDKCVRPESLNNFLIFCTSDFTTVSKEVHLRTRRVRLVGLEGSGKTTLLKAIMNKCKPSTAAYDDAVSDIDVQEVIADGLCYCDSAGINMQELKSETSRFKDELWAGIRDLNRKTDLIVLVHNLSHTIPRYSDSNGTQQKPVLSLFLDEAKCLGIPWVIAITNKFAVSAHHQKAAIDAALKAYQVSPTSVEVINSCPYVMPGFAGTSLSWDATNAESNNRVGAQKLLFAPINFVRRPFLKKEIVLQVEGVSALCQQIHRILRSHEESSFQELARDRLMMELAREQRISNDGSKNGVGKAISLNSAAVGASLGAGLGFVLAIVMGAASALRKP; this is translated from the exons ATGGAGTACATCCAGAGCCGCGTGGAGCCATGGATGAGAGAGCAAGGAGCGAGGCTCATGAAGGTTTCCTGGGGCCCACTCCAATGGCGGATGAGATGGCCATGGACTAACCACCGCGAGCAGAAGAAGCGGATCAAGGAGGAGTATGAGCGGCGACGGAAGCAGCTTAACGATCTCTGTTTAGCGCTTAAGACTGATTCTCTGTCAGATTTGCAGGATCTTCTCTGTTGCATGGTTCTCTCCGAGTGCGTTTACAAG AGGCCTGCTACTGAGATGATTCGAGCTGTAAATAAATTTAAGGCCGATTTTGGAGGACAAATTGTTGCTCTGGAGCGGGTGCAACCCTCATCAGATCATGTTCCTCATAG GTATTTATTGGCAGAGACTGGGGACACTttatttgcttcctttattggaACAAAGCAATACAA GGATGTAATTGCTGATGCAAATATACTTCAAGGTGCAATCTTTCATGAAGATGTTGCTGAAGAATCAGATGCACATGCAGCAACTGAATCTGATAAGGGAGAAAATCAAAATGGAAAAGAATACATGTGGAATCCTCTAGAATCCAGGTCTAAACAAACGAAGAGTAAATATAAACCTGCTGCCCATAGG GGTTTCATGGCCCGTGCCAAAGGAATACCTGCATTAGAATTATACAAGCTTGCTCAAAAGAAGAAACGCAAGCTTGTTTTGTGTGGCCATTCACTTGGAGGAGCA GTAGCAGCATTAGCTACTCTTGCCATTTTGAGAGTAATGGctgcttcatcttcatcaaaggaaaaTGGGAATGTCTCTATTAAATGTATCACATTTTCTCAACCACCTGTTGGAAATGCTGCTTTGAAGGA CTACATTAATAGAAAAGGTTGGCGGCATTATTTCAGAAGTTATTGTATCCCAGAAGATTTGGTCCCCCGTATTTTATCTCCCGCATATTTCAGCCATTATAATGCTCAGTCTGGGCCAGAGCTTTCTGAAAGTGAAAGTAACAGCTTATTATTGAGAAAACAGGAAGAAGGGGTAGAAAAGCCAAAAGTCAATAATGGAGAACAGCTGGTTTTGGGAGTAGGTCCCGTGCAGAGATCCTTCTGGAGACTCTCAAGGCTAGTTCCTTTAGAAGGATTGCGAAGGCAATTTAGTAAGCATCAAGAAAGAAGAATAAGTTCTGTTGAAACAAATTCTTTGCCTGATTCTCTTGCCAATACCTTGATTGAGGATGAAGTGGTTCAACCGCGGTCACTTGAAATACAAGAGGGTTCTGATGGCATATCACTCAAGCCTTTTCCTGAAACAGATAAACATTCATTGGAGGTGTCAACAAATGGGAAAACAAATGCAAAGGCCAATGCCACAAATGGTGATGAAGGAAAATGGCACAAAGTACCTTATTTACCATCATATGTACCATTTGGACAG CTTTATTTATTGGAGAATTCCTCTGTAGAGTCACTATCAGGTGCAGAGTACTCAAAGTTGACATCG GTCAAATCAATGATTGCTGAATTGAGGGAAAGATTTCAATCACATTCAATGAAATCATACCGATCTCGGTTTCAGAG AATCTTTGACTTATGTATGAATGACGATGCGTCATCTTTCTTAGGGATTGAGCAATGGCAACAGGTTTCTCATCTACAACAATGGCTCGGGCTTGCAGCTGCAGACACTGTTGAGCTCGGGCATATAGTAGAGTCTCCTACTATACGTACTGCAACTTCTATTGTTCCTCTAGGATGGAATGGTGTGCCTGGAGCAAAAAATGGAGAACCTCTGAAAGTTGATATTACTGGTTTCGGATTGCATCTCTGTACACTTGTTCACGCTCAAGTGAATGGTGACTG GTGTTCAACTACCGTTGAATCCTTTCCTTCTGCACCAAACTATTCTTCAAATCAAGAAATTCAGCCTGAGTTACAAAAGATGAGAGTATTAATTGGTGCTCCGCAAAGAACGCCTCCAAAACATCAAACAGTGTTGGACTCTTTGATGCCTGCTTTTACCTCTGTTGATTCAAAGACTGCCGGTAGTTCAGCATCTGTTGACAAGGATAAGTGTGTCCGTCCAGAAAGTTTAAATaactttttaatattttgcaCCAGTGATTTTACAACTGTTTCCAAAGAGGTTCATTTGAGAACTCGTAGAGTACGATTAGTTGGGCTGGAG GGATCGGGTAAAACTACTCTTTTAAAGGCAATCATGAATAAATGTAAACCAAGCACTGCAGCTTATGATGATGCAGTTTCAGATATTGACGTGCAAGAAGTTATTGCTGATGGTTTGTGCTATTGTGACTCTGCCGGAATAAATATGCAG GAACTGAAATCGGAAACCTCTCGCTTCAAGGATGAACTGTGGGCTGGTATTCGAGATCTAAATAGAAAGACAGATTTAATTGTTCTTGTTCATAACTTATCCCATACTATACCTCGATATAGTGATTCAAATGGAACTCAACAGAAGCCAGTCCTGTCACTTTTCTTGGATGAAGCTAAATGTCTTGGAATTCCTTGGGTTATTGCAATAACAAATAAATTTGCAGTTAGTGCTCACCATCAAAAGGCAGCAATTGATGCTGCTTTGAAAGCTTACCAAGTATCTCCTACCTCAGTTGAAGTTATAAACTCCTGCCCATACGTTATGCCTGGTTTTGCTGGGACTTCTTTATCATGGGATGCAACTAATGCAGAATCCAATAATAGGGTGGGTGCTCAAAAGCTTTTATTTGCTCCTATCAATTTTGTTAGGAGGCCTTTTCTGAAAAAGGAGATTGTTCTTCAAGTTGAAGGTGTCTCCGCGCTATGTCAGCAAATCCATCGCATTCTTCGCAGTCACGAAGAGTCTTCGTTTCAG GAACTTGCCAGAGATAGACTAATGATGGAGTTAGCGAGAGAACAAAGAATATCAAATGATGGAAGTAAAAATGGTGTAGGCAAGGCAATTTCATTGAATTCTGCTGCCGTCGGCGCATCCCTTGGGGCTGGTCTTGGGTTTGTCCTGGCGATTGTAATGGGGGCAGCATCGGCGCTGAGGAAGCCCTGA